AaattcaataaatcaaaaatatttcgagagTAAATgaacaaaggaaaaaataaaatattgaaattcgcATTTTTGACAGATTTTTGAACAAAACACTAATTTTTTGGgtcaaatttttgtaatatattgactcgttataagaaaaaaatataaaaagcctTCGTTCATAACTAGAAACTTGACCTTTTGAGctattgaaaaattgagttttgagataaatgcgctTAAAGTTTGACATTCTGGTACTGACGTGGCCGGATGTGCGGAAATTCCAAAAGGTATATCTTTTAGAATAtcactcggattgatttgatatttttggatattttcaacatattgcacatattaataagacaaaatttttttgtttaaatttgaaaatttcgaaacCCACTTAACTCCTTAAGGTGTCatatgttgtttatattttatgtatagtACAGTGAAGCTTCGCTAACGTGTACTAAGgctttatttattaaactttatatttagctgttttttttaaataattcttgcAGTAAAGAagattcatttttttaattttatggtacAGTGAAGCTTCGCTAACATgtactgttattttatttaattttattttaagcagTTCTCTCAATGATTTGTGCATTTAAGAtgttaaaattatgattttttgtttttttttttttatagtacagTGGTACCTCGCTAACAcgaacaatatttataaaaacgttTTAAACATTGAATTTCATATTTAGCAGCCatgaaaactatttaaaatatttttatcttaattttcactactagtaattaaaaaaaaaaagaaaaattttaaaattataataattcatttattaaaCTTGCGCTTAACTTTGTGCCAGACAATGTAACTTCAATAACATTCTTTTAGTTCACTGGCCATATTTTctaccaaaaatataaaactaatatcaattaatttaattttaagctgCTTCATTGTGCAGTACAGTACAACCACACTTAATTGAACTACTTTAATTTAAGATgtataatatcaaataaaaataataaaaatattagaatttaacttttaataataaattgttagcTGCGCTCAATATTGAAGTACAGTGAAGCTTCTTTaacataagaaaaaattaaaaaaaaagtaaaaaaaaataaatgataatttttttccccgtttatatactcatatttttctaaagttttacttttttttaaatttttgaaaatttaaaattttttttggaaagttcATATTTCATACATGTTTTAAATGCTTAACACTAAATGCATTCgaaaactaaatacatatgtattttcgaaaacaagcaaagaataaatatttcatatattgttTACTGTTAATCTCAACCGCTTTTTGATAACTAATAATTCGTAGGaatgtttgaagaaattttgtaaGGTTCAAGGGATTTTTCtaagaattttttgaaatcttatacaaatatacatacgtaaatgCTTTACCCGCTGCTTCGTATTCAattcgtttatttttgtttaaattttttataattttttcatcagTTATGCCTGATATGCTCATGTATGGAATGCGACTATtcaccaataataatgaaaaaatctatcaactcttaaaaattttagaaattttaaaaaatttacaacgtACGTGTTCGCGAAGCTTCACTGTACCacgttttaaattttacatacatttgcGTGCACTTAAGTACATAGAGAAATGGCCACACTCCAATCGTGCATTCCTAAACCACACTGTCCTTGACCGTCTACTAATCCAGCTGCTTGCCCTCCTCCTTATTCTTGCGGAACGACACCGAGTGTATCAACAATGGCGGTAAGTTGCCACGCAACATTTGCAAACGCTTACTCTTCATCTTCTCCGGTCGATGTATACCCTCATTGGATGATGTCATTGAATTTGTCGATGTCGCTGTTGAGGGCACTGTCGATAGCACTTCACTGCTCTGCGTCTGCAGCATGGCTGCCGAGCGTCGGAAATAGCGCGGCATGGAGTAATCCTCTTGATTGGCGCGTGCCGCATTTGCTGTTTGTAGCGCGTACAAACTCTGCGAGACGCGATACTTCTCGATGGTCGGTGTGTCTTCGTAATTCTTCGGTAAATTGCTGAATGATATGGATGGCACTTCGGGTGTCATGCTGATGCGTGAACCGGAACCGGTTATCGAGAAGATGTCCGTTTCGCTGGCGGCGCTGCGCACATTGAAATGCGGCACGCTCGTGGCGCTGCGTTTGAGCTTGTGCGGTGTCGTTATGCCCGAACTGGTGGTCAACAAATGCGTCTGACGTTCGAGGAAACGCGGTGGACGGAGTATCACTTCGTCAGTGTCGCGTTTAGTTTGGCCGGCATCAGCGGGCAATTCTTC
This portion of the Zeugodacus cucurbitae isolate PBARC_wt_2022May chromosome 3, idZeuCucr1.2, whole genome shotgun sequence genome encodes:
- the LOC105208520 gene encoding uncharacterized protein LOC105208520 isoform X2, giving the protein MQKNGSALSHIQLSDNNNLSVPICNQPMRRNASGILSNAKIHEEDYRQTQTNVPMLGPEILAVFANSQIFQDHQPTKMTRISTKTFLAGIHSPNKEVPTTPRETEQDRLLRRLEGKTDNATPNDKRTPENIAPASANTITKTPTSSDAPDSATDKRITFTITTDSSPEGSQTLTPKKFDVIAEEELPADAGQTKRDTDEVILRPPRFLERQTHLLTTSSGITTPHKLKRSATSVPHFNVRSAASETDIFSITGSGSRISMTPEVPSISFSNLPKNYEDTPTIEKYRVSQSLYALQTANAARANQEDYSMPRYFRRSAAMLQTQSSEVLSTVPSTATSTNSMTSSNEGIHRPEKMKSKRLQMLRGNLPPLLIHSVSFRKNKEEGKQLD